A single region of the Betta splendens chromosome 12, fBetSpl5.4, whole genome shotgun sequence genome encodes:
- the xpo7 gene encoding exportin-7 isoform X2, whose translation MKWRKMADHVQGLAQLEILCKQLYETTDTAVRHQAEKALVEFTNSPDCLSKCQLLLERGNSSYSQLLAATCLSKLVSRTSNPLPLEQRIDIRNYVLNYLATRPKLAAFVTQALIQLYARITKLGWFDCQKDDYVFRNVIADVTRFLQDSVEHCIIGVTILSQLTNEINQADTTHPLTKHRKIASSFRDSSLFDIFTLSCNLLKQASGKNLNLNDESQHGLLMQLLKLSYNCLNYDFIGTSTDESSDDLCTVQIPTSWRSAFLDSSTLQLFFNLYHSIPPSLSPLVLSCLVQIASVRRSLFNNAERAKFLSHLVDGVKRILANPQCLPDPNNYHEFCRLLARLKSNYQLGELVKVENYPEVIRLIANFTVTSLQHWEFAPNSVHYLLSLWQRLAASVPYVKATEPHLLETYTPEVTKAYITSRLESVHVILRDGLEDPLDDAGLVQQQLDQLSTIGRCEYEKTCALLVQLFDQAAQTYQELLQSTNSSAADITVQEGRLTWLVYIIGAVIGGRVSFASTDEQDAMDGELVCRVLQLMNLTDSRLAQAGNERLELAMLSFFEQFRKIYIGDQVQKSSKLYRRLSEVLGLNDETMVLSVFIGKIITNLKYWGQCEPITSKTLQLLNDLSLGYSSVRKLVKLSAVQFMLNNHTSEHFSFLGVNNQSNLSDMRCRTTFYTALGRLLMVDLGEDEEQFEQFMLPLTAAFEAVAQMLSTNTFNEQEAKRTLVGLVRDLRGIAFAFNAKTSFMMLFDWIYPAYMPILQRAIELWYHDPACTTPVLKLMAELVHNRSQRLQFDVSSPNGILLFRETSKMITTYGNRILTLGEVPKDQVYGVKLKGVSVCFAMLKAVLSGNYVNFGVFRLYGDDALDNALQTFIKLLLSIPHSDLLDYPKLSQSFYSLLEVLTQDHMNFIASLEPHVVMYILSSISEGLTALDTMVCTGCCSSLDHIVTYLFKQLSRSTKKRPTPMATDDRFLHIMQQHPEMIQQMLSTVLNIIIFEDCRNQWSMSRPLLGLILLNEKYFADLRNSIVNSQPPEKQQAMHLCFENLMEGIERNLLTKNRDRFTQNLSVFRREVNDSMKNSTYGVNSNDMMS comes from the exons ATGAAATGGAGAAAAATGGCGGATCATGTGCAG GGCCTTGCCCAGCTGGAGATCCTGTGTAAGCAGCTGTACGAGACTACCGACACCGCCGTCCGACACCAGGCAGAGAAAGCTCTGGTGGAGTTCACCAACAGTCCCGACTGTCTCAGCAAATGTCAGCTCCTGCTGGAGAGAGGCAAC TCATCATATTCTCAGCTGCTTGCAGCCACCTGTTTGTCTAAACTGGTATCTCGAACCAGCAACCCTCTGCCCCTGGAGCAACGCATCGACATCA GGAACTATGTACTGAATTATTTGGCCACACGGCCGAAGCTGGCAGCATTTGTGACCCAGGCTCTGATCCAGCTCTATGCCAGGATCACCAAACTGGGCTGGTTCGACTGTCAGAAAGACGACTACGTCTTCAGAAATGTCATTGCCGACGTGACACGCTTTCTGCAG GACAGCGTGGAGCACTGCATCATAGGCGTCACCATTCTGTCCCAGCTGACAAATGAGATCAACCAG GCTGACACCACGCATCCCCTGACCAAGCACAGGAAGATAGCGTCGTCCTTCAGAGACTCGTCCCTCTTCGATATTTTCACTCTGTCTTGCAACCTCCTCAAACAG GCTTCGGGGAAGAACCTGAACCTTAATGACGAGTCTCAGCATGGGCTCctgatgcagctgctcaaaTTGAGCTACAATTGCCTCAATTATGACTTTATAGGAACTTCCACAGATGAGTCGTCAGACGACCTCTGCACTGTACAGATCCCCACGTCGTGGAGATCAG CGTTTCTCGATTCCTCCACTCTGCAGCTCTTTTTCAATTTGTATCATTccatccctccttccctctccccgtTG GTGCTGTCGTGTCTAGTTCAGATTGCGTCTGTCAGGAGGTCTCTCTTCAACAATGCAGAGCGAGCAAAGTTCCTCTCACATCTGGTGGACGGCGTTAAGAGGATACTAGCAAACCCGCAG tgtttgcCGGATCCTAATAACTACCACGAGTTCTGTCGTCTGCTGGCGAGGCTGAAGAGCAACTACCAGCTGGGGGAGCTGGTCAAAGTAGAAAACTACCCTGAAGTCATCCGGCTCATAGCCAACTTCACCGTCACCAGTCTGCAG CACTGGGAGTTTGCTCCCAACAGTGTACACTACCTGCTGAGTCTGTGGCAGCGCCTGGCAGCGTCAGTCCCCTACGTCAAAGCCACAGAGCCTCATCTGCTAGAGACGTACACACCAGAGGTCACCAAGGCCTACATCACTTCTAGGCTGGAGTCGGTCCACGTCATCCTCAG GGACGGGTTGGAGGACCCTCTGGATGACGCCGGCctcgttcagcagcagcttgaccAGCTATCCACCATTGGCAGGTGCGAGTATGAGAAGACCTGCGCTCTGCTCGTCCAGCTGTTCGACCAGGCAGCTCAGACataccaggagctgctgcagtccaCCAACTCCAGCGCGGCCGACATCACTGTGCAGGAGG GTCGATTAACATGGTTGGTCTATATAATTGGGGCAGTGATCGGTGGGCGGGTGTCGTTTGCCAGTACGGACGAACAGGACGCCATGGACGGAGAGCTGGTCTGTCG GGTGCTCCAGCTGATGAACCTGACTGACTCTCGGCTAGCGCAGGCTGGCAACGAGAGGCTGGAGCTGGCTATGCTCAGCTTCTTTGAACAGTTTAGAAAGATCTACATCGGTGACCAAGTTCAAAAATCATCAAAG CTTTATCGCCGACTATCAGAAGTCCTGGGGTTGAACGATGAGACGATGGTGCTCAGCGTCTTTATAGGAAAAAT CATTACAAACTTGAAGTACTGGGGCCAGTGTGAACCCATCACCTCCAAGACGCTGCAGCTACTGAATGACCTCTCCTTAGGATA CAGCAGTGTGAGGAAGCTGGTGAAGCTCAGCGCGGTGCAGTTCATGCTCAACAACCACACG AGCGAGCACTTCTCCTTCCTGGGGGTGAACAACCAGTCCAACCTGAGCGACATGCGATGTCGGACCACCTTCTACACAGCGCTCGGACGCCTGCTGATGGTTGATCTGG GTGAGGACGAGGAACAGTTTGAACAGTTCATGCTGCCATTGACGGCTGCGTTTGAGGCTGTGGCTCAGATGCTGAGCACCAACACCTTCAACGAGCAGGAAGCCAAG AGGACCTTGGTGGGCTTGGTTCGAGACCTGCGAGGCATCGCGTTCGCCTTCAATGCTAAAACCAGTTTCATGATGCTCTTTGACTGGAT ATATCCAGCCTACATGCCCATTTTACAGCGGGCCATAGAGCTGTGGTACCATGACCCAGCATGCACCACACCTGTCCTCAAACTAATGGCTGAGCTCGTTCACAACAG ATCCCAGAGGTTACAGTTTGACGTGTCCTCACCAAACGGAATCCTGCTGTTCAGGGAAACCAGCAAGATGATCACAACCTATG GGAATCGCATCCTGACGTTGGGAGAGGTCCCGAAGGACCAAGTGTACGGCGTGAAGCTGAAGGGGGTCAGCGTGTGCTTCGCCATGCTGAAAGCTGTGCTCAGTGGGAATTACGTCAACTTTGGGGTTTTCCGTCTTTACGGCGACGACGCTCTGGACAACGCTTTGCAGACCTTCATCAAGTTACTGCTGTCCATCCCTCATAGCGATTTACTA GACTATCCCAAGCTTAGCCAATCGTTCTACTCTCTGCTGGAAGTGCTTACACAGGACCACATGAACTTTATCGCCAGTCTGGAGCCTCATGTCGTCATGTACATCCTGTCGTCCATATCAGAGGGGCTCACCGCGCTTG ACACAATGGTGTGTACGGGCTGCTGCTCCAGTCTGGACCACATAGTCACCTATCTGTTCAAGCAGCTGTCTCGATCCACAAAGAAGCGTCCCACCCCCATGGCAACAGACGACCGCTTCCTGCACATCATGCAGCAGCACCCTGAGATGATCCAACAG ATGCTGTCCACAGTTCTAAACATCATCATCTTCGAGGACTGCAGAAACCAGTGGTCAATGTCTCGGCCTCTGCTGGGCCTCATCCTGCTCAATGAGAAG TATTTCGCTGACCTGAGGAACAGCATCGTCAACAGTCAGCCCCCAGAGAAGCAGCAAGCCATGCACTTATGTTTTGAGAACTTGATGGAGGGAATAGAGAGAAATCTACTAACAAAGAATCGGGACAG GTTTACTCAGAACTTATCGGTGTTCAGGAGGGAAGTCAACGACAGCATGAAGAACTCAACCTACGGCGTCAACAGCAATGACATGATGAGCTGA
- the xpo7 gene encoding exportin-7 isoform X3: protein MSSTSLSGLAQLEILCKQLYETTDTAVRHQAEKALVEFTNSPDCLSKCQLLLERGNSSYSQLLAATCLSKLVSRTSNPLPLEQRIDIRNYVLNYLATRPKLAAFVTQALIQLYARITKLGWFDCQKDDYVFRNVIADVTRFLQDSVEHCIIGVTILSQLTNEINQADTTHPLTKHRKIASSFRDSSLFDIFTLSCNLLKQASGKNLNLNDESQHGLLMQLLKLSYNCLNYDFIGTSTDESSDDLCTVQIPTSWRSAFLDSSTLQLFFNLYHSIPPSLSPLVLSCLVQIASVRRSLFNNAERAKFLSHLVDGVKRILANPQCLPDPNNYHEFCRLLARLKSNYQLGELVKVENYPEVIRLIANFTVTSLQHWEFAPNSVHYLLSLWQRLAASVPYVKATEPHLLETYTPEVTKAYITSRLESVHVILRDGLEDPLDDAGLVQQQLDQLSTIGRCEYEKTCALLVQLFDQAAQTYQELLQSTNSSAADITVQEGRLTWLVYIIGAVIGGRVSFASTDEQDAMDGELVCRVLQLMNLTDSRLAQAGNERLELAMLSFFEQFRKIYIGDQVQKSSKLYRRLSEVLGLNDETMVLSVFIGKIITNLKYWGQCEPITSKTLQLLNDLSLGYSSVRKLVKLSAVQFMLNNHTSEHFSFLGVNNQSNLSDMRCRTTFYTALGRLLMVDLGEDEEQFEQFMLPLTAAFEAVAQMLSTNTFNEQEAKRTLVGLVRDLRGIAFAFNAKTSFMMLFDWIYPAYMPILQRAIELWYHDPACTTPVLKLMAELVHNRSQRLQFDVSSPNGILLFRETSKMITTYGNRILTLGEVPKDQVYGVKLKGVSVCFAMLKAVLSGNYVNFGVFRLYGDDALDNALQTFIKLLLSIPHSDLLDYPKLSQSFYSLLEVLTQDHMNFIASLEPHVVMYILSSISEGLTALDTMVCTGCCSSLDHIVTYLFKQLSRSTKKRPTPMATDDRFLHIMQQHPEMIQQMLSTVLNIIIFEDCRNQWSMSRPLLGLILLNEKYFADLRNSIVNSQPPEKQQAMHLCFENLMEGIERNLLTKNRDRFTQNLSVFRREVNDSMKNSTYGVNSNDMMS from the exons ATGTCTTCAACGTCACTATCA GGCCTTGCCCAGCTGGAGATCCTGTGTAAGCAGCTGTACGAGACTACCGACACCGCCGTCCGACACCAGGCAGAGAAAGCTCTGGTGGAGTTCACCAACAGTCCCGACTGTCTCAGCAAATGTCAGCTCCTGCTGGAGAGAGGCAAC TCATCATATTCTCAGCTGCTTGCAGCCACCTGTTTGTCTAAACTGGTATCTCGAACCAGCAACCCTCTGCCCCTGGAGCAACGCATCGACATCA GGAACTATGTACTGAATTATTTGGCCACACGGCCGAAGCTGGCAGCATTTGTGACCCAGGCTCTGATCCAGCTCTATGCCAGGATCACCAAACTGGGCTGGTTCGACTGTCAGAAAGACGACTACGTCTTCAGAAATGTCATTGCCGACGTGACACGCTTTCTGCAG GACAGCGTGGAGCACTGCATCATAGGCGTCACCATTCTGTCCCAGCTGACAAATGAGATCAACCAG GCTGACACCACGCATCCCCTGACCAAGCACAGGAAGATAGCGTCGTCCTTCAGAGACTCGTCCCTCTTCGATATTTTCACTCTGTCTTGCAACCTCCTCAAACAG GCTTCGGGGAAGAACCTGAACCTTAATGACGAGTCTCAGCATGGGCTCctgatgcagctgctcaaaTTGAGCTACAATTGCCTCAATTATGACTTTATAGGAACTTCCACAGATGAGTCGTCAGACGACCTCTGCACTGTACAGATCCCCACGTCGTGGAGATCAG CGTTTCTCGATTCCTCCACTCTGCAGCTCTTTTTCAATTTGTATCATTccatccctccttccctctccccgtTG GTGCTGTCGTGTCTAGTTCAGATTGCGTCTGTCAGGAGGTCTCTCTTCAACAATGCAGAGCGAGCAAAGTTCCTCTCACATCTGGTGGACGGCGTTAAGAGGATACTAGCAAACCCGCAG tgtttgcCGGATCCTAATAACTACCACGAGTTCTGTCGTCTGCTGGCGAGGCTGAAGAGCAACTACCAGCTGGGGGAGCTGGTCAAAGTAGAAAACTACCCTGAAGTCATCCGGCTCATAGCCAACTTCACCGTCACCAGTCTGCAG CACTGGGAGTTTGCTCCCAACAGTGTACACTACCTGCTGAGTCTGTGGCAGCGCCTGGCAGCGTCAGTCCCCTACGTCAAAGCCACAGAGCCTCATCTGCTAGAGACGTACACACCAGAGGTCACCAAGGCCTACATCACTTCTAGGCTGGAGTCGGTCCACGTCATCCTCAG GGACGGGTTGGAGGACCCTCTGGATGACGCCGGCctcgttcagcagcagcttgaccAGCTATCCACCATTGGCAGGTGCGAGTATGAGAAGACCTGCGCTCTGCTCGTCCAGCTGTTCGACCAGGCAGCTCAGACataccaggagctgctgcagtccaCCAACTCCAGCGCGGCCGACATCACTGTGCAGGAGG GTCGATTAACATGGTTGGTCTATATAATTGGGGCAGTGATCGGTGGGCGGGTGTCGTTTGCCAGTACGGACGAACAGGACGCCATGGACGGAGAGCTGGTCTGTCG GGTGCTCCAGCTGATGAACCTGACTGACTCTCGGCTAGCGCAGGCTGGCAACGAGAGGCTGGAGCTGGCTATGCTCAGCTTCTTTGAACAGTTTAGAAAGATCTACATCGGTGACCAAGTTCAAAAATCATCAAAG CTTTATCGCCGACTATCAGAAGTCCTGGGGTTGAACGATGAGACGATGGTGCTCAGCGTCTTTATAGGAAAAAT CATTACAAACTTGAAGTACTGGGGCCAGTGTGAACCCATCACCTCCAAGACGCTGCAGCTACTGAATGACCTCTCCTTAGGATA CAGCAGTGTGAGGAAGCTGGTGAAGCTCAGCGCGGTGCAGTTCATGCTCAACAACCACACG AGCGAGCACTTCTCCTTCCTGGGGGTGAACAACCAGTCCAACCTGAGCGACATGCGATGTCGGACCACCTTCTACACAGCGCTCGGACGCCTGCTGATGGTTGATCTGG GTGAGGACGAGGAACAGTTTGAACAGTTCATGCTGCCATTGACGGCTGCGTTTGAGGCTGTGGCTCAGATGCTGAGCACCAACACCTTCAACGAGCAGGAAGCCAAG AGGACCTTGGTGGGCTTGGTTCGAGACCTGCGAGGCATCGCGTTCGCCTTCAATGCTAAAACCAGTTTCATGATGCTCTTTGACTGGAT ATATCCAGCCTACATGCCCATTTTACAGCGGGCCATAGAGCTGTGGTACCATGACCCAGCATGCACCACACCTGTCCTCAAACTAATGGCTGAGCTCGTTCACAACAG ATCCCAGAGGTTACAGTTTGACGTGTCCTCACCAAACGGAATCCTGCTGTTCAGGGAAACCAGCAAGATGATCACAACCTATG GGAATCGCATCCTGACGTTGGGAGAGGTCCCGAAGGACCAAGTGTACGGCGTGAAGCTGAAGGGGGTCAGCGTGTGCTTCGCCATGCTGAAAGCTGTGCTCAGTGGGAATTACGTCAACTTTGGGGTTTTCCGTCTTTACGGCGACGACGCTCTGGACAACGCTTTGCAGACCTTCATCAAGTTACTGCTGTCCATCCCTCATAGCGATTTACTA GACTATCCCAAGCTTAGCCAATCGTTCTACTCTCTGCTGGAAGTGCTTACACAGGACCACATGAACTTTATCGCCAGTCTGGAGCCTCATGTCGTCATGTACATCCTGTCGTCCATATCAGAGGGGCTCACCGCGCTTG ACACAATGGTGTGTACGGGCTGCTGCTCCAGTCTGGACCACATAGTCACCTATCTGTTCAAGCAGCTGTCTCGATCCACAAAGAAGCGTCCCACCCCCATGGCAACAGACGACCGCTTCCTGCACATCATGCAGCAGCACCCTGAGATGATCCAACAG ATGCTGTCCACAGTTCTAAACATCATCATCTTCGAGGACTGCAGAAACCAGTGGTCAATGTCTCGGCCTCTGCTGGGCCTCATCCTGCTCAATGAGAAG TATTTCGCTGACCTGAGGAACAGCATCGTCAACAGTCAGCCCCCAGAGAAGCAGCAAGCCATGCACTTATGTTTTGAGAACTTGATGGAGGGAATAGAGAGAAATCTACTAACAAAGAATCGGGACAG GTTTACTCAGAACTTATCGGTGTTCAGGAGGGAAGTCAACGACAGCATGAAGAACTCAACCTACGGCGTCAACAGCAATGACATGATGAGCTGA
- the xpo7 gene encoding exportin-7 isoform X4, translating to MFQGLAQLEILCKQLYETTDTAVRHQAEKALVEFTNSPDCLSKCQLLLERGNSSYSQLLAATCLSKLVSRTSNPLPLEQRIDIRNYVLNYLATRPKLAAFVTQALIQLYARITKLGWFDCQKDDYVFRNVIADVTRFLQDSVEHCIIGVTILSQLTNEINQADTTHPLTKHRKIASSFRDSSLFDIFTLSCNLLKQASGKNLNLNDESQHGLLMQLLKLSYNCLNYDFIGTSTDESSDDLCTVQIPTSWRSAFLDSSTLQLFFNLYHSIPPSLSPLVLSCLVQIASVRRSLFNNAERAKFLSHLVDGVKRILANPQCLPDPNNYHEFCRLLARLKSNYQLGELVKVENYPEVIRLIANFTVTSLQHWEFAPNSVHYLLSLWQRLAASVPYVKATEPHLLETYTPEVTKAYITSRLESVHVILRDGLEDPLDDAGLVQQQLDQLSTIGRCEYEKTCALLVQLFDQAAQTYQELLQSTNSSAADITVQEGRLTWLVYIIGAVIGGRVSFASTDEQDAMDGELVCRVLQLMNLTDSRLAQAGNERLELAMLSFFEQFRKIYIGDQVQKSSKLYRRLSEVLGLNDETMVLSVFIGKIITNLKYWGQCEPITSKTLQLLNDLSLGYSSVRKLVKLSAVQFMLNNHTSEHFSFLGVNNQSNLSDMRCRTTFYTALGRLLMVDLGEDEEQFEQFMLPLTAAFEAVAQMLSTNTFNEQEAKRTLVGLVRDLRGIAFAFNAKTSFMMLFDWIYPAYMPILQRAIELWYHDPACTTPVLKLMAELVHNRSQRLQFDVSSPNGILLFRETSKMITTYGNRILTLGEVPKDQVYGVKLKGVSVCFAMLKAVLSGNYVNFGVFRLYGDDALDNALQTFIKLLLSIPHSDLLDYPKLSQSFYSLLEVLTQDHMNFIASLEPHVVMYILSSISEGLTALDTMVCTGCCSSLDHIVTYLFKQLSRSTKKRPTPMATDDRFLHIMQQHPEMIQQMLSTVLNIIIFEDCRNQWSMSRPLLGLILLNEKYFADLRNSIVNSQPPEKQQAMHLCFENLMEGIERNLLTKNRDRFTQNLSVFRREVNDSMKNSTYGVNSNDMMS from the exons ATGTTCCAg GGCCTTGCCCAGCTGGAGATCCTGTGTAAGCAGCTGTACGAGACTACCGACACCGCCGTCCGACACCAGGCAGAGAAAGCTCTGGTGGAGTTCACCAACAGTCCCGACTGTCTCAGCAAATGTCAGCTCCTGCTGGAGAGAGGCAAC TCATCATATTCTCAGCTGCTTGCAGCCACCTGTTTGTCTAAACTGGTATCTCGAACCAGCAACCCTCTGCCCCTGGAGCAACGCATCGACATCA GGAACTATGTACTGAATTATTTGGCCACACGGCCGAAGCTGGCAGCATTTGTGACCCAGGCTCTGATCCAGCTCTATGCCAGGATCACCAAACTGGGCTGGTTCGACTGTCAGAAAGACGACTACGTCTTCAGAAATGTCATTGCCGACGTGACACGCTTTCTGCAG GACAGCGTGGAGCACTGCATCATAGGCGTCACCATTCTGTCCCAGCTGACAAATGAGATCAACCAG GCTGACACCACGCATCCCCTGACCAAGCACAGGAAGATAGCGTCGTCCTTCAGAGACTCGTCCCTCTTCGATATTTTCACTCTGTCTTGCAACCTCCTCAAACAG GCTTCGGGGAAGAACCTGAACCTTAATGACGAGTCTCAGCATGGGCTCctgatgcagctgctcaaaTTGAGCTACAATTGCCTCAATTATGACTTTATAGGAACTTCCACAGATGAGTCGTCAGACGACCTCTGCACTGTACAGATCCCCACGTCGTGGAGATCAG CGTTTCTCGATTCCTCCACTCTGCAGCTCTTTTTCAATTTGTATCATTccatccctccttccctctccccgtTG GTGCTGTCGTGTCTAGTTCAGATTGCGTCTGTCAGGAGGTCTCTCTTCAACAATGCAGAGCGAGCAAAGTTCCTCTCACATCTGGTGGACGGCGTTAAGAGGATACTAGCAAACCCGCAG tgtttgcCGGATCCTAATAACTACCACGAGTTCTGTCGTCTGCTGGCGAGGCTGAAGAGCAACTACCAGCTGGGGGAGCTGGTCAAAGTAGAAAACTACCCTGAAGTCATCCGGCTCATAGCCAACTTCACCGTCACCAGTCTGCAG CACTGGGAGTTTGCTCCCAACAGTGTACACTACCTGCTGAGTCTGTGGCAGCGCCTGGCAGCGTCAGTCCCCTACGTCAAAGCCACAGAGCCTCATCTGCTAGAGACGTACACACCAGAGGTCACCAAGGCCTACATCACTTCTAGGCTGGAGTCGGTCCACGTCATCCTCAG GGACGGGTTGGAGGACCCTCTGGATGACGCCGGCctcgttcagcagcagcttgaccAGCTATCCACCATTGGCAGGTGCGAGTATGAGAAGACCTGCGCTCTGCTCGTCCAGCTGTTCGACCAGGCAGCTCAGACataccaggagctgctgcagtccaCCAACTCCAGCGCGGCCGACATCACTGTGCAGGAGG GTCGATTAACATGGTTGGTCTATATAATTGGGGCAGTGATCGGTGGGCGGGTGTCGTTTGCCAGTACGGACGAACAGGACGCCATGGACGGAGAGCTGGTCTGTCG GGTGCTCCAGCTGATGAACCTGACTGACTCTCGGCTAGCGCAGGCTGGCAACGAGAGGCTGGAGCTGGCTATGCTCAGCTTCTTTGAACAGTTTAGAAAGATCTACATCGGTGACCAAGTTCAAAAATCATCAAAG CTTTATCGCCGACTATCAGAAGTCCTGGGGTTGAACGATGAGACGATGGTGCTCAGCGTCTTTATAGGAAAAAT CATTACAAACTTGAAGTACTGGGGCCAGTGTGAACCCATCACCTCCAAGACGCTGCAGCTACTGAATGACCTCTCCTTAGGATA CAGCAGTGTGAGGAAGCTGGTGAAGCTCAGCGCGGTGCAGTTCATGCTCAACAACCACACG AGCGAGCACTTCTCCTTCCTGGGGGTGAACAACCAGTCCAACCTGAGCGACATGCGATGTCGGACCACCTTCTACACAGCGCTCGGACGCCTGCTGATGGTTGATCTGG GTGAGGACGAGGAACAGTTTGAACAGTTCATGCTGCCATTGACGGCTGCGTTTGAGGCTGTGGCTCAGATGCTGAGCACCAACACCTTCAACGAGCAGGAAGCCAAG AGGACCTTGGTGGGCTTGGTTCGAGACCTGCGAGGCATCGCGTTCGCCTTCAATGCTAAAACCAGTTTCATGATGCTCTTTGACTGGAT ATATCCAGCCTACATGCCCATTTTACAGCGGGCCATAGAGCTGTGGTACCATGACCCAGCATGCACCACACCTGTCCTCAAACTAATGGCTGAGCTCGTTCACAACAG ATCCCAGAGGTTACAGTTTGACGTGTCCTCACCAAACGGAATCCTGCTGTTCAGGGAAACCAGCAAGATGATCACAACCTATG GGAATCGCATCCTGACGTTGGGAGAGGTCCCGAAGGACCAAGTGTACGGCGTGAAGCTGAAGGGGGTCAGCGTGTGCTTCGCCATGCTGAAAGCTGTGCTCAGTGGGAATTACGTCAACTTTGGGGTTTTCCGTCTTTACGGCGACGACGCTCTGGACAACGCTTTGCAGACCTTCATCAAGTTACTGCTGTCCATCCCTCATAGCGATTTACTA GACTATCCCAAGCTTAGCCAATCGTTCTACTCTCTGCTGGAAGTGCTTACACAGGACCACATGAACTTTATCGCCAGTCTGGAGCCTCATGTCGTCATGTACATCCTGTCGTCCATATCAGAGGGGCTCACCGCGCTTG ACACAATGGTGTGTACGGGCTGCTGCTCCAGTCTGGACCACATAGTCACCTATCTGTTCAAGCAGCTGTCTCGATCCACAAAGAAGCGTCCCACCCCCATGGCAACAGACGACCGCTTCCTGCACATCATGCAGCAGCACCCTGAGATGATCCAACAG ATGCTGTCCACAGTTCTAAACATCATCATCTTCGAGGACTGCAGAAACCAGTGGTCAATGTCTCGGCCTCTGCTGGGCCTCATCCTGCTCAATGAGAAG TATTTCGCTGACCTGAGGAACAGCATCGTCAACAGTCAGCCCCCAGAGAAGCAGCAAGCCATGCACTTATGTTTTGAGAACTTGATGGAGGGAATAGAGAGAAATCTACTAACAAAGAATCGGGACAG GTTTACTCAGAACTTATCGGTGTTCAGGAGGGAAGTCAACGACAGCATGAAGAACTCAACCTACGGCGTCAACAGCAATGACATGATGAGCTGA